The Montipora capricornis isolate CH-2021 chromosome 1, ASM3666992v2, whole genome shotgun sequence genome contains a region encoding:
- the LOC138037373 gene encoding putative ankyrin repeat protein RF_0381 — protein sequence MKSETISNKASIFCGKSAVDILSALDCRKPGHADIEKLWQRLVAIDETLSELHSCAMSGDVEKVIELVLNDGIDVNVAAKSKITPLLLASPMSSGVLIKTLIDLGADVNAQTSPGKGGPLLFAASGNNYMVARLLLEHGADVNIQDNDGVAPLHKAVTQKDVPLVKLLLENKADVNIQDRWGESSLHEAVTRKDVPLVKLLLENKADVNIQDEKGKTPLHKAVTQKDVPLVKLLLENKADVNIQDEKGKTPLHKAVTEMDVPLLNLLLENMAFVDIQGENEEFPLHKAVTQKDVPLVKLLLENKADVNIQDEKGETPLHKAVTQKDVPLVKLLLENKADVNIQGEKGKTPLHKAVTQKDVPLVKLLLENKADVNIQDEKGKTPLHKAVTQKDVPLVKLLLENKADVNIQDEKGKTPLHKAVTQKDVPLVKLLLENKADVNIQDRWGESSLHEAVTRKDVPLVKLLLENKADVNIRGWSGTSSLHEAVTQKDVPLVKLLLENKADVNIQDEKGETPLHKAVTQKDVPLVKLLLENKATVDIRDRFGATPLHEAVTQKDVPLVKLLLENKVDVKNRGWSGTSPFHEAFTLLLENKADVNIQDEKGETPLHKAVTQKDVPLVKLLLENKADTYIKDQLGDNPLHLCTLYGFSDISQLLIESRYKISLSNYRRDTPRDIKRSRSHRRFSLRRRGVTERKKVSLVKPMKTYYSEPELFTSSVSPYDFREEDVRKKRKEVFQVEPINAAQDLEPMICFLSSDSDTSLEEDLRKAEQKWRSKKVLMKKQQELSSREEESQARVTQQPEVTKEAKGKKRTRCTLM from the coding sequence ATGAAATCTGAAACAATAAGTAATAAGGCGTCCATTTTCTGCGGCAAATCAGCAGTTGATATTCTATCAGCCCTTGATTGCAGAAAACCAGGTCATGCTGATATTGAAAAACTGTGGCAAAGATTGGTTGCGATTGACGAAACACTAAGCGAGCTGCACTCATGCGCAATGAGCGGCGATGTAGAAAAGGTTATTGAGCTCGTTTTGAATGATGGTATTGATGTCAATGTCGCTGCAAAGAGCAAGATCACACCATTGCTGTTGGCAAGTCCAATGTCCTCTGGTGTGTTAATAAAGACCCTGATTGATCTTGGGGCAGACGTAAATGCCCAAACATCCCCAGGTAAAGGGGGACCTTTGCTTTTTGCAGCTTCTGGCAATAATTACATGGTGGCTAGATTGCTTTTGGAGCATGGAGCTGATGTGAATATTCAGGACAATGATGGAGTAGCACCTCTTCATAAGGCAGTCACCcaaaaggacgtacctctcgtcaagctattgcttgaaaacaaggcggatgtgaaTATTCAAGACAGGTGGGGAGAAAGCTCTCTTCATGAAGCAGTCACGCGaaaggacgtacctctcgtcaagctattgcttgaaaacaaggcggatgtgaaTATTCAAGACGAAAAGGGAAaaacccctcttcataaagcagtcacccaaaaggacgtacctctcgtcaagctattgcttgaaaacaaggcggatgtgaaTATTCAAGACGAAAAGGGAAaaacccctcttcataaagcagtcaccgAAATGGACGTACCTCTCCTCAacctattgcttgaaaacatggCGTTTGTGGATATTCAAGGCGAAAACGAAGAATtccctcttcataaagcagtcacccaaaaggacgtacctctcgtcaagctattgcttgaaaacaaggcagaTGTGAATATTCAAGACGAAAAGGGAGaaacccctcttcataaagcagtcacccaaaaggacgttcctctcgtcaagctattgcttgaaaacaaggcggatgtgaaTATTCAAGGCGAAAAGGGAAaaacccctcttcataaagcagtcacccaaaaggacgtacctctcgtcaagctattacttgaaaacaaggcggatgtgaaTATTCAAGACGAAAAGGGAAaaacccctcttcataaagcagtcacccaaaaggacgtacctctcgtcaagctattgcttgaaaacaaggcggatgtgaaTATTCAAGACGAAAAGGGAAaaacccctcttcataaagcagtcacccaaaaggacgtacctctcgtcaagctattgcttgaaaacaaggcggatgtgaaTATTCAAGACCGGTGGGGAGAAAGCTCTCTTCATGAAGCAGTCACGCGaaaggacgtacctctcgtcaagctattgcttgaaaacaaggcagaTGTGAATATTCGAGGCTGGTCGGGAACAAGCTCTCTTCATGAAGCAGTCACGcaaaaggacgtacctctcgtcaagctattgcttgaaaacaaggcagaTGTGAATATTCAAGACGAAAAGGGAGaaacccctcttcataaagcagtcacccaaaaggacgtacctctcgtcaagctattgcttgaaaacaaggcgacTGTGGATATTCGAGACCGGTTTGGAGCAACCCCTCTCCATGAAGCAGTTACCCAAAAGGACGTACCTCttgtcaagctattgcttgaaaacaaggtgGATGTGAAAAATCGAGGCTGGTCGGGAACAAGCCCTTTTCATGAAGCATTCacgctattgcttgaaaacaaggcagaTGTGAATATTCAAGACGAAAAGGGAGaaacccctcttcataaagcagtcacccaaaaggacgtacctctcgtcaagctattgcttgaaaacaaggcggatacGTATATCAAAGACCAGTTGGGAGATAATCCTCTTCATCTTTGCACTCTCTATGGATTTTCTGACATTTCACAATTGTTGATTGAATCCAGATATAAGATCAGCCTGAGTAACTACAGAAGAGACACCCCTCGTGATATTAAACGTTCCAGAAGTCACAGGAGATTTTCCCTTAGACGGCGGGGGGTCACTGAACGAAAAAAAGTATCTCTGGTTAAGCCGATGAAAACATATTATTCCGAGCCCGAACTTTTTACGTCGTCTGTCAGCCCCTACGATTTCCGAGAAGAGGATGtgcgaaagaaaagaaaagaagtatTTCAGGTTGAGCCGATAAATGCAGCACAGGATTTAGAGCCCATGATTTGTTTTCTAAGTTCGGACAGTGACACAAGCTTAGAAGAGGATTTGCGGAAGGCTGAACAGAAATGGCGGAGCAAAAAGGTCTTAATGAAGAAACAACAAGAGTTATCTTCACGCGAGGAAGAGTCACAAGCTCGAGTTACACAACAACCGGAAGTGACTAAagaagcaaaaggaaaaaaacgaacaAGGTGCACGCTAATGTGA